The Alkalibaculum bacchi genome includes a region encoding these proteins:
- the whiA gene encoding DNA-binding protein WhiA — translation MSFSSETKNEICTIEIQNSVVALAELSSLFRMCGSINFQGNNKLSFYIRTENAAIARRAFKILKSNYELDARVGVSKNKQFKNRNIYSVIVPHQEGTLQALLDLHILKRHEGLISLDFIIPEKFKKSSECRRATIRGAFLGGGSLSNPDKGYHLEFTCHNSEYARQLMDLINGFGLKSKYIKRKNNYIVYIKESEQIITILNVIGAHQTLLNIENIRIMKEMRNNVNRLVNCETANVSKTVEAAYRQIEAIEFIRDQVGLQKLPQKLREVAELRLNYKEASLKELGELLDPPVGKSGINHRLKKIEVLARSHGLEQEN, via the coding sequence ATGAGTTTTTCATCTGAAACCAAGAATGAAATATGTACCATAGAGATACAGAATTCCGTGGTAGCTTTAGCGGAATTGTCAAGCTTATTTCGCATGTGTGGCTCTATTAATTTTCAAGGGAATAATAAACTCAGCTTTTATATCCGCACAGAAAATGCTGCCATTGCAAGAAGAGCCTTTAAAATACTAAAATCCAACTACGAGCTTGATGCAAGAGTGGGAGTATCTAAAAATAAACAGTTTAAAAATCGAAACATTTACTCGGTGATTGTCCCTCATCAAGAAGGAACATTACAAGCTCTGCTGGATTTACATATCCTAAAAAGGCATGAAGGTTTAATAAGCTTAGACTTTATTATACCTGAAAAATTTAAAAAGAGTTCAGAGTGTAGAAGAGCTACTATCCGAGGCGCTTTTTTAGGAGGTGGATCTTTATCTAATCCGGATAAAGGATATCATCTTGAGTTTACTTGCCACAATAGTGAATACGCGAGGCAATTAATGGACTTAATAAATGGATTTGGCTTAAAGTCAAAGTACATTAAAAGAAAGAATAATTACATTGTATATATTAAAGAGTCTGAGCAAATTATTACCATATTAAATGTTATTGGTGCCCATCAAACCCTTCTAAATATAGAAAATATCCGTATTATGAAGGAAATGCGAAATAATGTAAACCGCCTAGTAAATTGCGAGACAGCTAATGTAAGTAAAACCGTAGAAGCAGCTTACAGACAAATCGAAGCTATAGAGTTTATAAGAGACCAGGTAGGTTTACAAAAGCTTCCACAAAAGCTAAGGGAAGTAGCAGAACTTAGATTAAATTATAAAGAAGCATCCTTAAAAGAGCTAGGCGAATTGCTCGATCCTCCTGTAGGCAAATCAGGAATAAATCACCGACTAAAGAAGATTGAAGTTCTAGCAAGATCCCATGGACTTGAACAAGAAAATTGA